A single Blastococcus colisei DNA region contains:
- a CDS encoding MBL fold metallo-hydrolase — protein sequence MDAPADPRASWFLPAPGELPRTADLEPLVSRVLAPNPSGMTLDGTNTYVVGAPGSGQAVLVDPGPDDAAHLTAVEAVLAARGARCVAVLVTHHHGDHAEAALPWGGRFGAPVAAASAAVAGAGGRVLDHGERLGLAGTTIDVVATPGHTRDHLAFRLESGAVLVGDHVLGRGTSVVTHPEGDVVAYLESLRRVHDLGPSALYCGHGPELTVDPGAVLDYYLAHRAYREHQLLTALAAGAGSVEELVATVYAEVPRQLWPAATQSTRATLAKLQAEGRVETSTGDTVRPA from the coding sequence GTGGACGCCCCGGCCGACCCGCGCGCCTCCTGGTTCCTTCCTGCCCCGGGAGAGCTGCCCCGGACGGCGGACCTGGAGCCGCTGGTCTCCCGTGTCCTGGCGCCCAACCCGTCGGGGATGACGCTCGACGGCACCAACACCTACGTCGTCGGGGCGCCCGGCAGCGGCCAGGCGGTGCTGGTCGACCCCGGACCCGACGACGCGGCGCACCTCACCGCGGTCGAGGCCGTGCTGGCCGCGCGTGGCGCCCGCTGCGTCGCCGTCCTCGTCACCCACCACCACGGCGACCACGCGGAGGCGGCCCTGCCGTGGGGCGGCCGCTTCGGCGCGCCGGTCGCCGCGGCCAGTGCCGCGGTGGCGGGGGCCGGCGGCCGCGTGCTCGACCACGGTGAGCGCCTGGGCCTGGCCGGCACGACGATCGACGTCGTCGCGACGCCCGGGCACACCCGCGACCACCTGGCCTTCCGCCTGGAGTCCGGCGCCGTGCTCGTCGGCGACCACGTCCTGGGCCGCGGCACCTCGGTGGTCACCCACCCGGAGGGCGACGTCGTCGCCTACCTGGAGTCCCTGCGCCGGGTGCACGACCTCGGTCCGAGCGCCCTGTACTGCGGGCACGGGCCGGAGCTCACCGTGGACCCCGGCGCGGTGCTCGACTACTACCTGGCCCACCGCGCCTACCGCGAGCACCAGCTGCTGACGGCGCTGGCCGCCGGCGCCGGGTCGGTCGAGGAGCTGGTCGCGACGGTCTACGCGGAGGTGCCGCGGCAGCTGTGGCCGGCGGCGACGCAGTCGACCCGCGCCACCCTGGCGAAGCTGCAGGCCGAGGGCCGTGTCGAGACCTCCACGGGCGACACCGTCCGCCCGGCATGA
- the mftG gene encoding mycofactocin dehydrogenase MftG, translating into MAEEWDVVVVGAGTSGCAVAARLADAGRRVLLLEAGADHRQPGDFPAELRDPATMRASVPGHEANWNLEAELVPGRITRVPRGRVTGGSSALYAGSFIRGTRADFDGWAAAGNDLWCYDAVLPAFCRLEADADFGSRPGHGADGPVPVRRPRDGHPLADGFAAAAEELGHPGEPDKNGDGPPGYGPVPLTVSGGVRVNTAMAYLSPRRGRPGLTVRGGVRVRRLVVEAGRAVGVETTGGVVRAGEVVLSAGAVGSPQLLLLSGIGPADHLRSVGLPVVADVPGVGAGSTDHPLVYLGFRPARPVPLLPGRLPLHGVLHATSEGATRPGDLELLPWLAPFGRITGSAPHEDELAIGVGLQQGSSRGRLSLTTGDPLRQPRLQYRYLTEEADRRRMRDGVRLAAALLRARELAPLVAPGGGVPTAVLDRDEELDRWVRAHLTTAVHLAGTARMGPDDDPGAVVDQWLRVRGVAGLRVVDTAVMPQVTSRGPAATAVMLGERAAELMVG; encoded by the coding sequence ATGGCTGAGGAGTGGGATGTCGTCGTCGTCGGCGCGGGGACCTCCGGCTGCGCGGTGGCCGCCCGGCTGGCCGATGCGGGCCGGCGGGTGCTCCTGCTCGAGGCCGGAGCCGACCACCGGCAGCCCGGGGACTTCCCGGCCGAGCTCCGGGATCCCGCCACGATGCGGGCGTCCGTGCCCGGTCACGAGGCCAACTGGAACCTCGAGGCGGAGCTGGTCCCCGGCCGGATCACGCGGGTTCCGCGCGGCCGGGTGACCGGAGGCTCGAGCGCGCTCTACGCCGGCTCGTTCATCCGCGGCACGCGGGCGGACTTCGACGGCTGGGCCGCGGCCGGCAACGACCTGTGGTGCTACGACGCCGTCCTCCCTGCCTTCTGCCGGCTGGAGGCCGATGCCGACTTCGGGAGCCGCCCGGGCCACGGGGCGGACGGGCCGGTGCCGGTCCGGCGACCGCGCGACGGACATCCCCTGGCCGACGGCTTCGCCGCGGCCGCCGAGGAGCTGGGGCACCCGGGCGAGCCGGACAAGAACGGCGACGGTCCGCCGGGCTACGGGCCGGTGCCGCTGACCGTGTCCGGGGGCGTCCGGGTGAACACCGCGATGGCCTACCTCTCGCCCCGCCGCGGACGGCCGGGACTGACCGTGCGGGGCGGGGTGCGCGTGCGGCGGCTGGTCGTCGAGGCCGGCCGCGCAGTCGGGGTGGAGACGACCGGCGGCGTCGTCCGGGCCGGTGAGGTCGTGCTCTCGGCCGGCGCCGTCGGATCGCCCCAGCTGCTGCTGCTCTCCGGCATCGGCCCGGCCGACCACCTGAGGTCGGTGGGGCTGCCGGTCGTCGCCGACGTGCCCGGTGTCGGCGCGGGCTCCACCGATCATCCGCTCGTCTACCTGGGCTTCCGGCCCGCCCGGCCGGTGCCGCTGCTCCCTGGACGGCTGCCGCTGCACGGCGTCCTGCACGCGACGTCGGAGGGGGCGACGCGGCCCGGGGACCTGGAGCTCCTGCCCTGGCTCGCGCCGTTCGGCCGGATCACCGGATCGGCCCCGCACGAGGACGAGCTGGCGATCGGCGTGGGGCTGCAGCAGGGGAGCAGCCGCGGCCGGCTCTCGCTCACGACCGGCGACCCCCTCCGGCAGCCACGCCTGCAGTACCGGTACCTGACCGAGGAGGCCGACCGGCGGCGGATGCGGGACGGCGTCCGGCTGGCGGCCGCGCTGTTGCGCGCACGCGAGCTCGCGCCACTCGTGGCCCCGGGCGGCGGGGTGCCCACCGCGGTCCTCGACCGCGACGAGGAGCTGGACCGGTGGGTGCGGGCGCACCTGACCACCGCGGTGCACCTGGCCGGCACCGCCCGCATGGGCCCGGACGACGATCCCGGTGCCGTGGTCGACCAGTGGCTCCGGGTCCGGGGGGTGGCCGGTCTGCGGGTCGTCGACACCGCGGTCATGCCGCAGGTGACCTCGCGCGGCCCCGCGGCGACCGCGGTGATGCTCGGCGAGCGGGCCGCCGAGCTGATGGTGGGCTGA
- a CDS encoding class I adenylate-forming enzyme family protein codes for MRNVPILSAADSERDQRRAAAALAAAGLRAGDRLLVSAAASPALLAVVLGALRTGIVPVVSDPGLPPAERAALAEDADPALDVGAEPARLLTGTAEVDLADVPLARPMHYTSGTTGRRKGVWSGVLSEDDARALAAEEIALWDFGPGDRHLVLSPLYHSAPLRFAIHTLLAGGQVLLPGPFDVARAAAAISTLRPTTTFCVPTHLQRLLGHGDVDWSSFRRLVHAGAPCPAPLKRAVLDAAPEDSVWEFYGSTEAQFTVCSPEDWLAHPGSVGRARPGRRLETDERGQLWCAVPPWARFEYWLAPEKTEAAWRGDLVTVGDLGRVDRDGVVWLDGRREDLVISGGVNVYPGEVEAVLDAHPDVVESAVFGVPDEEWGQRVAAAYVGRADPGDLGAWARERLGAAKRPKVLHRLDDLPRTSTGKVRRLDLPGVLGLEGVPGQSDG; via the coding sequence ATGAGGAACGTGCCGATCCTCTCCGCGGCCGACAGCGAGCGCGACCAGCGCCGTGCGGCGGCCGCGCTGGCCGCTGCCGGACTCCGCGCGGGCGACCGGCTGCTGGTGTCGGCGGCCGCCTCGCCCGCCCTGCTGGCCGTCGTCCTCGGCGCCCTGCGGACCGGGATCGTGCCCGTGGTCTCCGATCCCGGCCTGCCGCCGGCCGAGCGGGCGGCGCTGGCGGAGGACGCCGACCCGGCCCTGGACGTCGGCGCCGAACCGGCCCGGCTGCTGACCGGAACCGCCGAGGTCGACCTCGCCGACGTGCCACTGGCCCGCCCGATGCACTACACGTCCGGGACGACGGGCCGGCGCAAGGGTGTCTGGTCCGGCGTGCTTTCCGAGGACGACGCCCGCGCGCTGGCGGCCGAGGAGATCGCGCTCTGGGACTTCGGGCCCGGCGACCGGCACCTGGTGCTCTCCCCGCTGTACCACAGCGCGCCCCTGCGCTTCGCGATCCACACCCTGCTGGCCGGCGGACAGGTGCTGCTGCCCGGCCCTTTCGACGTCGCCCGGGCGGCCGCCGCGATCTCCACCCTGCGACCGACGACGACGTTCTGCGTGCCGACCCACCTCCAGCGGCTCCTCGGGCACGGCGATGTCGACTGGTCGTCGTTCCGCCGCCTCGTGCACGCCGGCGCCCCCTGTCCGGCACCGCTCAAGCGGGCGGTGCTGGACGCCGCCCCGGAGGACAGCGTCTGGGAGTTCTACGGCTCCACCGAGGCGCAGTTCACCGTGTGCTCGCCCGAGGACTGGCTGGCGCACCCGGGCAGCGTCGGACGCGCCCGGCCCGGCCGCCGGCTGGAGACCGACGAGCGGGGCCAGCTGTGGTGCGCCGTGCCGCCGTGGGCGCGCTTCGAGTACTGGCTGGCGCCGGAGAAGACCGAGGCGGCCTGGCGCGGCGACCTGGTCACCGTGGGCGACCTCGGCCGGGTGGACCGGGACGGCGTGGTGTGGCTCGACGGACGGCGGGAGGACCTGGTCATCTCCGGTGGCGTCAACGTCTACCCGGGAGAGGTCGAGGCCGTGCTGGACGCCCATCCGGACGTGGTGGAGAGCGCGGTGTTCGGGGTGCCGGACGAGGAGTGGGGCCAGCGGGTCGCGGCGGCCTACGTGGGCCGCGCCGATCCGGGCGACCTGGGCGCCTGGGCGCGGGAACGGCTGGGGGCGGCCAAGCGGCCCAAGGTGCTGCACCGGCTCGACGACCTTCCTCGCACCTCCACCGGCAAGGTGCGCCGGCTGGACCTGCCCGGGGTGCTGGGCCTGGAGGGGGTGCCGGGCCAGTCCGATGGCTGA
- a CDS encoding M23 family metallopeptidase, which translates to MFQRRRSGPATPSVPGRSRARRPVAGRRASLARNALVAVVTGVVLIGTAGPASAVPAPPNPTDDQLGAAQAEQDAAAAEVGRIAALVAGAEAELEKVGVLAEAAGTAYMLAEDALLQAQEVADRTAAELQAAADAVAASQARIALFSRDSYMKSSQLSTTAALLDSAGPGELIQNAAMLDYVADNQVDVLGQLEVAKVTQANADSAARAARDEMAAAEEAAEVAKLEADRQLAAQQGAYEQVAAQKTQYEAQLQTAQIRLLELQGARNAYQQWVAQRQAEEAAAARAAQEAAARAAAAAEAANRGGGGGGGGGGASSGGGGGNYVAPTSGRVSSCYGARWGVTHYGVDIAAPIGTNVYAATSGVVRRAGPATGFGQAVYILGDDGYVTVYGHVHRYFVSYGERVSAGEVIAEVGNRGQSTGPHLHFEVHSGGQLYRNQLDPVPWLNARGVYIGGCGG; encoded by the coding sequence ATGTTCCAGCGCCGTCGATCCGGACCGGCGACTCCGTCGGTCCCCGGGCGATCCCGTGCCCGCCGGCCGGTCGCGGGCCGCCGGGCGAGCCTCGCGCGGAACGCCCTCGTCGCCGTCGTCACCGGCGTCGTGCTGATCGGAACCGCCGGTCCCGCCTCCGCCGTGCCCGCGCCGCCGAACCCGACCGACGACCAGCTGGGTGCCGCGCAGGCCGAGCAGGACGCCGCCGCCGCCGAGGTGGGCCGGATCGCCGCCCTGGTGGCCGGCGCCGAGGCCGAGCTGGAGAAGGTGGGCGTGCTCGCGGAGGCCGCGGGAACGGCCTACATGCTGGCCGAGGACGCACTGCTGCAGGCGCAGGAGGTCGCCGACCGGACCGCCGCGGAGCTGCAGGCCGCGGCCGACGCCGTGGCGGCGTCCCAGGCCCGCATCGCGCTCTTCTCCCGGGACAGCTACATGAAGAGTTCGCAGCTGAGCACGACCGCAGCCCTGCTGGACTCCGCCGGTCCCGGCGAGCTCATCCAGAACGCCGCGATGCTCGACTACGTGGCCGACAACCAGGTCGACGTCCTCGGCCAGCTCGAGGTCGCGAAGGTGACCCAGGCCAACGCCGACTCCGCCGCCCGGGCCGCACGCGACGAGATGGCCGCCGCGGAGGAGGCCGCCGAGGTGGCCAAGCTGGAGGCCGACCGCCAGCTGGCCGCCCAGCAGGGCGCCTACGAGCAGGTGGCCGCACAGAAGACGCAGTACGAGGCGCAGCTCCAGACCGCGCAGATCCGGCTGCTGGAGCTCCAGGGCGCCCGCAACGCCTACCAGCAGTGGGTCGCCCAGAGGCAGGCGGAGGAGGCAGCCGCCGCCCGCGCCGCACAGGAGGCCGCCGCGCGCGCCGCGGCTGCCGCTGAGGCGGCCAACAGAGGCGGTGGCGGCGGTGGCGGCGGTGGTGGTGCCAGCAGCGGCGGTGGCGGCGGCAACTACGTCGCGCCGACCTCGGGCCGGGTGAGCAGCTGCTACGGCGCACGCTGGGGCGTGACGCACTACGGCGTCGACATCGCCGCGCCCATCGGGACGAACGTCTACGCCGCCACCTCTGGCGTGGTCCGGCGCGCGGGCCCGGCCACCGGCTTCGGTCAGGCCGTCTACATCCTGGGGGACGACGGCTACGTCACCGTCTACGGGCACGTGCACCGGTACTTCGTCTCCTACGGGGAGCGCGTCTCCGCCGGAGAGGTGATCGCCGAGGTCGGCAACCGCGGCCAGTCGACCGGTCCGCACCTGCACTTCGAGGTGCACTCCGGTGGGCAGCTCTACAGGAACCAGCTGGACCCGGTCCCCTGGCTCAACGCCCGGGGCGTCTACATCGGCGGCTGCGGCGGCTGA
- a CDS encoding ATP-binding cassette domain-containing protein translates to MSGTPSLLELRDVGKDYGSVIALDGISTTVRAGEVTCVLGDNGAGKSTLIKVLSGVHRPDRGEVLLDGQPVTFGAPREALDAGIATVYQDLAMIPLMAIWRNFFLGAEPTRGWGPFRRFDAAAARETTRRALAEMGIDLRDPDQPVGTLSGGERQSVAIARAVHFGARVLILDEPTSALGVKQAGVVLRYVAQARDRGVGVVLITHNPHHAHPVGDRFLLLNRGRSLGTFAKDEVDRDELTRLMAGGAELDELAHELERPPA, encoded by the coding sequence ATGAGCGGGACCCCGTCCCTGCTGGAGCTGCGGGACGTCGGCAAGGACTACGGCTCGGTGATCGCCCTCGACGGCATCAGCACGACCGTCCGCGCCGGAGAGGTCACCTGCGTGCTGGGGGACAACGGCGCTGGGAAGTCGACCCTGATCAAGGTCCTCTCCGGCGTGCACCGGCCGGACCGGGGCGAGGTGCTGCTCGACGGGCAGCCGGTGACCTTCGGTGCTCCCCGGGAGGCGCTGGACGCCGGGATCGCCACCGTCTACCAGGACCTCGCGATGATCCCGCTGATGGCGATCTGGCGGAACTTCTTCCTCGGTGCCGAGCCGACGCGGGGATGGGGCCCGTTCCGGCGCTTCGACGCGGCCGCCGCCCGGGAGACGACCCGCCGGGCGCTGGCCGAGATGGGCATCGACCTGCGCGACCCCGATCAGCCCGTGGGCACCCTGTCCGGGGGCGAGCGCCAGTCCGTGGCGATCGCCCGCGCGGTGCACTTCGGTGCGCGGGTCCTGATCCTGGACGAGCCGACGTCGGCGCTCGGGGTCAAGCAGGCCGGCGTCGTCCTGCGGTACGTGGCCCAAGCGCGCGATCGCGGGGTGGGCGTCGTGCTGATCACCCACAATCCGCACCACGCCCATCCCGTCGGCGACCGTTTCCTGCTGCTCAACCGGGGACGCAGTCTCGGGACGTTCGCCAAGGACGAGGTGGACCGGGACGAGTTGACCCGGCTCATGGCCGGCGGCGCAGAGCTGGACGAGCTGGCGCACGAGCTGGAGCGCCCACCCGCCTGA